The Lysobacter gummosus genome includes a region encoding these proteins:
- a CDS encoding beta-N-acetylhexosaminidase, whose amino-acid sequence MKMRFKLEVLLLCLTAVAVTGCGHRLAVAQAKTPSAHIVPIPQSMAVASGELRISAAAVDADAAAANAGRALDELLTSLSIGGKGPAATPIRLQLINDPALGEEGYRLVVDDAIDLSAQTDTGLLHAVQSLRQLLPVKPQADYRLPRVVITDVPAYRWRGISLDVARSFLPVEYLEKHIDRMALFKLNRLHLHLTDDQGWRIKIKRYPKLVEIGGASAVKGGRAGYYTQAELKHLVAYAQARGVTIVPEIDMPGHVQAALASYNELACEDVSNLSAYSGVEVGFSVFCLKKPEVVYPFVRNVLEEVAAIFPSAEIHIGGDEIKHPLYADFIARIAAMVDAMGRTAIVWEEGSVAEMKPNVLLQLWNDGYAIDAAVAKGHRLILSPCSYLYIDHGNYKGQPGADWCRGDGVPLKRVYSFDPAPFKSAVGIEAALWTEYVHSDAAADDRLWPRLAAVAELAWSPAGQRGYAGFVQRMGALRPQLDAMGIHYHAEPDLDWADAKDAH is encoded by the coding sequence ATGAAAATGCGCTTCAAGCTCGAGGTCCTGCTGCTCTGCCTGACCGCCGTTGCCGTTACCGGATGCGGCCACCGCCTGGCGGTCGCGCAGGCCAAGACGCCATCGGCGCACATCGTGCCCATTCCTCAGTCGATGGCGGTAGCGTCCGGCGAGCTGCGGATATCCGCCGCCGCGGTGGATGCGGACGCGGCCGCGGCCAACGCCGGGCGTGCCCTGGACGAATTGCTGACCTCGCTGAGCATCGGCGGCAAGGGCCCTGCGGCGACACCGATCCGGCTGCAGCTGATCAATGACCCGGCATTGGGCGAGGAAGGCTATCGGCTGGTGGTGGACGATGCGATCGATCTAAGCGCGCAGACCGACACCGGCCTGCTGCACGCGGTGCAGAGCCTGCGCCAGTTGTTGCCGGTGAAGCCCCAGGCCGACTATCGCCTGCCTCGCGTCGTGATCACCGATGTGCCGGCCTATCGCTGGCGCGGTATTTCCCTGGATGTGGCCCGGAGCTTTCTGCCGGTGGAATACCTGGAGAAACACATCGATCGCATGGCGCTGTTCAAGTTGAACCGCCTGCACCTGCACCTGACCGACGATCAAGGCTGGCGCATCAAGATCAAGCGTTATCCGAAACTGGTCGAGATCGGCGGCGCCAGCGCGGTGAAGGGCGGACGCGCCGGCTATTACACCCAGGCGGAGCTGAAGCATCTGGTCGCCTACGCGCAGGCGCGCGGCGTCACCATCGTGCCGGAGATCGACATGCCCGGGCATGTGCAGGCCGCGCTGGCTTCGTACAACGAATTGGCCTGCGAGGACGTCAGCAACCTGAGTGCCTACTCGGGCGTGGAAGTGGGTTTCAGCGTGTTCTGCCTGAAAAAGCCCGAGGTCGTGTATCCCTTCGTGCGCAATGTGCTGGAGGAAGTGGCGGCGATCTTCCCGTCGGCCGAAATCCATATCGGCGGGGATGAGATCAAGCACCCGCTGTACGCCGATTTCATCGCCCGCATCGCGGCGATGGTGGATGCGATGGGGCGTACCGCCATCGTCTGGGAGGAGGGCTCGGTGGCCGAGATGAAACCCAACGTGCTGCTGCAACTGTGGAACGACGGCTACGCCATCGATGCGGCGGTCGCCAAGGGCCATCGATTGATCCTGTCGCCGTGTTCGTATCTGTACATCGACCACGGCAACTACAAAGGCCAGCCCGGCGCCGACTGGTGCCGCGGCGACGGCGTGCCGCTGAAGCGGGTCTACAGCTTCGATCCGGCGCCGTTCAAGAGCGCGGTGGGTATCGAGGCCGCGCTATGGACGGAGTACGTGCATTCCGACGCCGCGGCGGACGATCGCCTGTGGCCGCGCCTGGCGGCGGTGGCCGAACTTGCATGGAGCCCGGCCGGGCAGCGCGGCTATGCCGGGTTCGTGCAGCGCATGGGGGCCTTGCGCCCGCAACTGGATGCGATGGGTATCCACTATCACGCCGAGCCGGATCTGGACTGGGCCGATGCGAAGGATGCGCATTGA
- a CDS encoding VOC family protein produces the protein MALKRMDNVGIVVEDLERTIDFFRELGLELEGRATIEGEWAGRVTGLGDQHVEVAMMRTPDGHSRLELSRFLRPTVIADHRNAPVNALGYLRAMFTVDDIDDTLERLRAHGAQLVGEMVNYQDVYKLCYIRGPEGLLIGLAQELG, from the coding sequence ATGGCGCTCAAGCGGATGGACAACGTCGGCATCGTCGTCGAAGACCTCGAACGGACGATCGATTTCTTTCGCGAACTGGGCCTGGAACTCGAAGGACGCGCCACGATCGAAGGAGAATGGGCCGGACGCGTCACCGGACTGGGCGATCAGCATGTCGAGGTCGCCATGATGCGCACACCCGACGGCCACAGCCGGCTCGAGCTGTCCCGCTTCCTGCGGCCGACGGTCATAGCGGATCACCGCAACGCCCCGGTCAACGCCCTGGGTTACCTGCGCGCCATGTTCACCGTGGACGACATCGACGACACGCTCGAAAGACTCCGCGCGCACGGCGCGCAGCTCGTGGGCGAAATGGTCAACTATCAAGACGTGTACAAGCTGTGCTACATCCGCGGGCCCGAAGGGCTTCTCATCGGACTCGCGCAGGAACTCGGCTGA
- a CDS encoding beta strand repeat-containing protein yields MGAQANVRSIHRTPRPLVRHALPLALAASLATSLAQAQPPLPTTLPINGNVVGGTATIALPGGNTMTINQTSNGAIIDWGSFSVGSAATVTITQPGAASVLLNRVIGDGSTVPVSEIFGGLNANGRVFLVNPSGVLFGAGSQVNVGGLVASTLSISNEDFQAGLGSGRFVFTGNGEGVTNNGTITAASGGTVALLSSDSVDNTGQISAQRGTVIGAKGSGITLDFQGDGLTQVTIDDAGPALAFDINNSGTLTADGGQVVLTIQGNDIVSGIVHTGTIRARTLDNRGGRVVLSAGARRVAIDGGQIDVSGADPGQSGGNIAVSGSDVGLFNGARLDASGQAGGGRMDLGSNDGTLVVDAGSALSANAIDNGNGGYVGLQGGNGGARIFGDLSSHGGANGGFGGQVVTGSSAGFDLRGVRVNTGGGFWTVAASSNVSIVHGTDTGVMPADAYEAVTTAVLQDGDINRGLDAGSSINVVALGTTSLRGDLNVDGSAGAVAINRSVGSAPLTMMLSAKNQIAGNNFSIGSSSGPLNIDVNSNAVITAEINGGISFANATLLSNAGAIRLYGQNDAVNGFATATGGFGLQLFGTTLDTRIGQNDANSGGNVLVRGRGLGASAGEFVGEGLLLSGTQVYASTGNISLLGVGDIGSYGVQLEGRGTNAGISTTSGAIDIVGINGGGAVPNQSGLNVLGGFAIQSGSGRIRLSGHSGANGGPNADEISDALVIEDGVIASGGGIELNGSSDGSGVGVSIGAASRIDGGAGTVLLRAGNNGAASPMQLAGTVAAGAVDVRAGEVTAAGDVLDRNAAALQIGGGAGEFVSLASLANIAAPNLVIGHADHAGAITLAQALTRSGNLTVQNTGGNGGIALNGAVNLGSGTLALVSGGNINQSAAGGITAQSLLARSNNGSVDLSAGQNDVSGNTLAGGAAGGFGYTDINALSIGTVAATGFDAAGAASALSESGIGAAGAVSVRNNAGDMTLSQNVSGTDVDLVTAGRLQNAAGAGINASNRWRVWANTWVGETRGGLAGSGTLPNLYNCSFGGTCGVTVPTAGDHFIYAAQPTATIDIASSVREYGLDNPVFSFSFAGLILGDTFGNAIAGDASTLATVLSDVGNYAIGGNFTSPAGYALQINPGTLSITPASLLFTANPYSRLYGDPNGTLSGTVSGFRNGQSVADLLGTPVWTTNATQASDVGRYAIGLSGVSSQNYRFVGAPDNASAFDIQRANLLFTANPFSRRYGDPNGALSGTVSGFRNGQSVADLAGSLAWTSDATQASDVGQYAIGFGGVSSQNYQFVEAASNATALEIQKAPLVFTADPFIRLYGDPNGVLSGTVSGFRNGQSVADLAGSLAWSSDATQASGVGRYAIGFGGVSSRNYEFVAAGSNATALEIQKATLTYVADPVTVLFGQKLGDFTGSVAGFRNGDTPGGATTGTLKFSAEVGADAVPGVYPIQGSGLEAQNYTFAQAPANLTALSLNSLPPPALPDMTRLPPDSYVYSSNVGKTPTCPSTGPLDTPGLARRGDTLAREWSKVRSRPNLNSCLASERKSGCGDF; encoded by the coding sequence ATGGGCGCGCAAGCCAATGTCCGATCCATCCATCGCACGCCGCGGCCGCTGGTTCGGCATGCCTTGCCGTTGGCCTTGGCCGCGTCGCTGGCAACCTCGCTCGCGCAGGCGCAGCCGCCGCTGCCGACGACATTGCCGATCAACGGCAACGTCGTCGGCGGCACCGCGACGATCGCGCTGCCCGGCGGCAACACCATGACCATCAACCAGACCAGCAACGGCGCGATCATCGATTGGGGCAGCTTTTCCGTCGGCAGCGCCGCGACGGTCACTATCACCCAGCCGGGCGCGGCCAGCGTGCTGCTCAATCGCGTGATCGGCGACGGCAGCACGGTGCCGGTCTCGGAAATCTTCGGCGGCCTCAACGCCAATGGCCGCGTGTTCCTGGTTAATCCCAGCGGCGTGCTGTTCGGCGCGGGCTCGCAGGTGAACGTCGGCGGCCTGGTGGCGTCGACGCTCAGCATCAGCAATGAAGACTTTCAGGCCGGCCTCGGCAGCGGTCGCTTCGTCTTCACCGGCAACGGCGAAGGCGTGACCAACAACGGCACGATCACCGCCGCATCCGGCGGCACGGTGGCGCTGCTGTCGAGCGACTCGGTGGACAATACCGGCCAGATATCGGCTCAGCGCGGCACCGTCATCGGCGCCAAGGGCAGCGGCATCACCCTGGATTTCCAGGGCGACGGCCTGACCCAGGTGACCATCGACGACGCCGGGCCGGCGTTGGCTTTCGACATCAACAACAGCGGCACGTTGACGGCCGACGGCGGCCAGGTCGTGTTGACGATACAGGGCAACGATATCGTCAGCGGCATCGTCCACACCGGCACGATCCGCGCACGCACGCTGGACAACCGCGGCGGACGCGTGGTGCTGTCGGCCGGCGCCCGCCGCGTGGCAATCGACGGCGGCCAGATCGACGTCAGCGGCGCGGACCCCGGCCAGAGCGGCGGCAACATCGCCGTGAGCGGCAGCGATGTCGGCCTCTTCAACGGCGCGCGGCTCGACGCGTCGGGGCAGGCCGGCGGCGGCCGCATGGACCTGGGCAGCAACGATGGCACCCTGGTCGTCGATGCCGGCAGCGCGCTGAGCGCCAACGCGATCGACAACGGCAACGGCGGCTACGTCGGGCTGCAGGGCGGCAACGGCGGCGCGCGCATCTTCGGCGATCTAAGCTCGCATGGCGGGGCCAACGGCGGCTTTGGCGGTCAAGTCGTGACCGGATCGTCGGCCGGCTTCGATCTGCGCGGGGTCCGCGTCAACACCGGCGGCGGGTTCTGGACCGTGGCCGCCTCCAGCAATGTTTCGATCGTGCACGGCACCGACACCGGCGTCATGCCGGCCGATGCGTATGAAGCGGTCACCACCGCGGTTCTTCAAGACGGCGATATCAATCGCGGACTCGATGCGGGCAGCAGCATCAATGTCGTCGCCTTGGGCACTACAAGCCTGCGCGGGGACCTGAATGTCGATGGCTCGGCCGGCGCGGTGGCGATCAATCGCAGCGTCGGCAGCGCGCCGCTGACCATGATGCTGAGCGCGAAAAACCAGATTGCCGGCAACAACTTCAGCATCGGCTCCAGCAGCGGTCCTCTCAATATCGACGTCAACAGCAATGCCGTGATCACCGCCGAGATCAACGGCGGCATCTCCTTCGCCAACGCGACGTTGCTGAGCAACGCCGGCGCTATTCGATTGTACGGCCAGAACGACGCCGTCAACGGTTTCGCGACGGCCACCGGCGGTTTCGGTTTGCAGTTGTTCGGAACGACGCTCGACACGCGCATCGGACAAAACGATGCGAACAGCGGCGGCAATGTCCTGGTACGGGGGCGGGGATTGGGTGCGAGCGCCGGCGAGTTCGTCGGCGAGGGCTTGTTGTTGAGCGGCACGCAGGTTTACGCCTCGACCGGCAATATCAGCCTGCTGGGCGTAGGCGATATCGGCTCTTACGGGGTGCAACTCGAGGGCCGCGGGACCAACGCAGGCATCTCGACGACCTCCGGCGCCATCGACATCGTCGGCATCAACGGCGGGGGAGCTGTCCCCAATCAATCCGGTCTCAACGTGCTGGGCGGATTCGCGATTCAAAGCGGCAGCGGACGCATCCGGCTGAGCGGTCATTCCGGCGCCAACGGCGGCCCTAACGCGGATGAAATCTCCGATGCCCTGGTGATCGAGGATGGCGTGATCGCCAGCGGCGGCGGTATCGAGCTCAACGGCTCCTCCGACGGCAGCGGCGTCGGCGTGAGCATCGGCGCGGCCAGCCGCATCGACGGCGGCGCCGGCACGGTGCTGCTGCGCGCCGGCAACAACGGCGCCGCCAGCCCCATGCAACTCGCGGGCACGGTCGCGGCCGGCGCGGTCGATGTGCGCGCGGGCGAGGTCACCGCGGCCGGCGATGTGCTCGATCGCAATGCCGCGGCGCTGCAGATCGGCGGCGGCGCCGGCGAGTTCGTGTCGCTGGCTTCGTTGGCCAACATCGCCGCGCCGAACCTGGTGATCGGCCACGCCGATCACGCCGGCGCGATCACGCTGGCGCAGGCGCTGACGCGCAGCGGCAACCTGACCGTGCAAAATACCGGCGGCAACGGCGGCATCGCGCTCAATGGCGCGGTGAACCTGGGCAGCGGCACCTTGGCCTTGGTCAGCGGCGGCAACATCAACCAGAGCGCAGCGGGCGGCATCACCGCGCAAAGCCTGCTGGCTCGTTCGAACAACGGCAGCGTCGATCTGAGCGCGGGGCAGAACGATGTCTCGGGCAACACGCTGGCCGGCGGCGCGGCGGGAGGTTTCGGCTACACCGACATCAACGCGCTGAGCATCGGCACCGTGGCGGCCACGGGATTCGACGCGGCCGGCGCTGCGAGCGCACTGTCGGAATCTGGCATCGGCGCGGCCGGCGCGGTGTCGGTGCGCAACAACGCCGGCGACATGACTTTGAGCCAGAATGTCAGCGGCACCGACGTGGATCTGGTCACGGCCGGCCGCTTGCAGAACGCGGCCGGGGCGGGCATCAACGCCAGCAATCGCTGGCGGGTATGGGCCAACACCTGGGTCGGCGAAACGCGTGGCGGCCTGGCCGGCTCGGGCACGCTGCCGAACCTGTACAACTGCAGCTTCGGCGGTACTTGCGGGGTGACCGTGCCGACCGCCGGCGACCACTTCATCTATGCCGCGCAACCGACCGCGACGATCGACATCGCCAGCTCCGTGCGCGAGTACGGGCTGGACAATCCGGTGTTCAGCTTCAGCTTCGCCGGGCTGATCCTCGGCGATACGTTCGGCAACGCGATCGCTGGCGATGCCTCCACGCTCGCTACCGTCCTCAGCGACGTGGGCAACTATGCGATCGGCGGCAACTTCACTTCGCCGGCCGGTTATGCCCTGCAAATCAATCCGGGCACGCTGAGCATTACTCCGGCCAGCCTGTTGTTCACCGCGAATCCCTACAGCCGGCTGTACGGCGATCCCAACGGCACGCTGAGCGGAACCGTCAGCGGTTTTCGCAACGGCCAGAGCGTGGCCGACCTGCTCGGCACACCGGTGTGGACCACCAACGCCACGCAGGCCTCGGACGTGGGCAGATACGCCATCGGCCTGAGCGGCGTCTCCTCGCAGAACTACCGCTTTGTCGGGGCGCCGGACAACGCCAGCGCGTTCGACATCCAAAGAGCCAATCTGCTGTTCACGGCCAATCCTTTCAGCCGCCGCTACGGCGATCCCAACGGCGCCTTGAGCGGAACCGTCAGCGGCTTCCGCAACGGCCAGAGCGTGGCCGACCTGGCCGGCAGTCTGGCCTGGACCAGCGACGCCACGCAGGCTTCGGATGTGGGCCAGTACGCCATCGGCTTCGGCGGCGTGTCCTCGCAGAACTACCAGTTCGTCGAGGCGGCCAGCAACGCCACCGCGCTGGAGATCCAGAAGGCGCCGCTGGTGTTCACGGCCGATCCTTTCATCCGCCTGTACGGCGATCCCAACGGCGTCCTGAGCGGAACTGTCAGCGGCTTTCGCAACGGCCAGAGCGTGGCCGATCTGGCCGGCAGCCTGGCCTGGAGCAGCGACGCCACTCAGGCTTCGGGCGTGGGCAGATACGCCATCGGCTTCGGCGGCGTCTCGTCGCGGAACTACGAGTTCGTCGCGGCCGGCAGCAACGCCACCGCGCTGGAAATCCAGAAGGCGACGCTGACCTACGTCGCCGATCCGGTCACAGTGCTGTTCGGGCAAAAGCTCGGCGACTTCACCGGCAGCGTGGCCGGGTTCCGCAACGGCGACACGCCGGGCGGCGCCACGACCGGCACGTTGAAGTTCTCCGCCGAGGTCGGCGCCGACGCGGTGCCCGGGGTCTACCCCATCCAGGGCAGCGGCCTGGAGGCGCAGAACTACACCTTCGCGCAGGCGCCGGCCAATCTCACCGCATTGAGCTTGAACTCGTTGCCGCCGCCCGCGCTTCCCGATATGACCCGCCTGCCGCCGGACAGCTACGTTTACAGCAGCAATGTCGGCAAGACGCCGACGTGTCCATCGACGGGGCCGCTGGACACTCCGGGGCTGGCGCGCCGCGGCGACACGCTCGCGCGCGAGTGGTCCAAGGTGCGGTCGCGTCCGAACCTCAACAGCTGCCTGGCGAGCGAACGCAAGAGCGGCTGCGGCGACTTCTGA
- a CDS encoding ShlB/FhaC/HecB family hemolysin secretion/activation protein: protein MTPMQPSVFRLPTLACAVLMALCGHARAEPEPEPQAPPQALPEPQMRAPSQTRFTLTAIEFVGNTRFTDSDLQTMVANRIGQEVALADLEDIAKRVTARYRDRGYFLAQAVVPVQEVEQGRVTISIVEGTLGQVEIDVDPDAPIPPARVENTLMAALQPGQALNGPRYERAMLLLSDLPGIRPKSAVESGAAIGSTDLNVQVSRGEALGFVVEVDNHGTPESGRIRAGGTMRWASPSGHGDNLDLRVMLAEDAHTAFGRLAYELPVGYDGLRIGAGVARVQYELGGGFRPLRATGTADIADVSATYPLIRQRGTNLFLRFGFDRKSLTDEFEAVEFETEKRIRGATAGWSFEHRDALFGGGYTSVNGVLYRGELDIRDPVSEFIDQSPIGRKTQGYFTKFTVQATRLQALTQDLSLFLGVGMQLANRNLDSSEQLSLGGPRAVRAYSTNEALVDEGWIANLELRYALNERVTPFLFYDAAHGAFAHDRSRFVPENGKSLRGYGLGLSWARPGNWAFNATLAWPDGIRAVADRREPRLYLQLQKHL, encoded by the coding sequence ATGACGCCGATGCAGCCTTCCGTATTTCGCCTGCCCACGCTCGCCTGCGCCGTGTTGATGGCCCTGTGCGGGCACGCGCGGGCCGAGCCCGAGCCCGAACCGCAGGCGCCGCCGCAAGCGCTGCCGGAGCCGCAGATGCGGGCGCCGTCGCAGACGCGCTTCACCCTGACCGCCATCGAGTTCGTCGGCAACACGCGTTTCACAGACAGCGATCTGCAGACGATGGTGGCCAATCGGATCGGCCAGGAAGTAGCCCTGGCCGATCTCGAGGACATCGCCAAACGCGTAACCGCGCGCTATCGCGATCGCGGCTATTTCCTCGCCCAGGCCGTGGTGCCGGTGCAGGAAGTGGAGCAGGGCAGGGTCACGATCAGCATCGTCGAGGGCACCCTGGGCCAGGTCGAGATCGATGTCGATCCCGACGCGCCGATTCCGCCCGCGCGGGTCGAGAACACCTTGATGGCGGCGCTGCAGCCGGGCCAGGCGCTCAATGGTCCGCGCTACGAGCGCGCGATGCTGCTGTTGTCGGATTTGCCCGGCATCCGGCCCAAATCCGCGGTCGAATCCGGCGCCGCCATCGGCAGCACCGATCTGAACGTGCAGGTGTCCCGCGGCGAAGCCCTGGGATTCGTGGTGGAGGTAGACAACCACGGCACTCCGGAGTCCGGACGCATCCGCGCCGGCGGCACCATGCGCTGGGCGAGTCCGAGCGGGCACGGCGACAACCTCGATCTGCGCGTGATGCTGGCCGAAGACGCGCATACCGCGTTCGGCCGTTTGGCCTACGAACTTCCGGTCGGCTACGACGGTCTGCGCATCGGCGCCGGCGTCGCCCGCGTGCAGTACGAACTGGGCGGCGGGTTCCGCCCCCTGCGCGCCACGGGCACGGCCGATATCGCAGATGTCTCGGCCACCTATCCCTTGATCCGCCAGCGCGGGACCAACTTGTTCCTGCGTTTCGGATTCGACCGGAAGTCGCTGACCGACGAATTCGAAGCGGTCGAGTTCGAAACCGAAAAGCGCATACGCGGGGCGACCGCCGGCTGGTCGTTCGAGCATCGAGACGCCTTGTTCGGCGGCGGCTACACCAGCGTCAACGGCGTGCTCTATCGCGGCGAGCTGGATATCCGCGATCCGGTCAGCGAATTCATCGACCAATCGCCGATCGGCCGAAAAACCCAGGGCTATTTCACCAAGTTCACCGTGCAGGCCACGCGTCTGCAGGCTTTGACGCAGGACCTGAGCCTGTTCCTCGGCGTAGGCATGCAACTGGCCAACCGCAACCTGGATTCCTCCGAGCAGTTGTCGCTGGGCGGGCCACGCGCGGTGCGCGCGTACTCGACCAACGAGGCACTGGTGGACGAGGGCTGGATCGCCAACCTCGAACTGCGTTATGCGCTGAACGAGCGCGTGACTCCGTTCTTGTTCTACGACGCCGCCCACGGCGCGTTCGCTCACGACCGCTCGCGCTTCGTGCCCGAGAACGGCAAGAGCCTGCGCGGCTACGGCCTGGGACTGAGCTGGGCCCGGCCCGGCAACTGGGCATTTAACGCCACGCTGGCCTGGCCCGACGGCATACGCGCTGTCGCCGATCGGCGCGAACCGCGCCTGTACCTGCAACTGCAGAAGCACCTCTGA